A region from the Phaenicophaeus curvirostris isolate KB17595 chromosome 3, BPBGC_Pcur_1.0, whole genome shotgun sequence genome encodes:
- the LYN gene encoding tyrosine-protein kinase Lyn isoform X1, producing the protein MVDSVKRNMGCIKSKRKENLHGDGLDLKNQPVRKTERTIYVRDPTSNKHQRPANAEAQLLPGQRFVSEEAEEHGLIVVALYPYDGIHEDDLSFKKGEKLKVIEELGEWWKAKSLTTRKEGFIPSNYVAKVNTLETEEWFFKDITRKDAERQLLAPGNSPGAFLIRESETLKGSYSLSIRDYDPQHGDVIKHYKIRSLDNGGFYISPRITFPSINDMIKHYQKQSDGLCRKLEKACISPKPQKPWDKDAWEIPRESIKLVKKLGAGQFGEVWMGYYHNSTKVAVKTLKPGTMSVQAFLEEANLMKTLQHDKLVRLYAVVTKEEPIYIITEFMAKGSLLDFLKSDEGSKLLLPKLIDFSAQIAEGMAYIERKNYIHRDLRAANVLVSDLLMCKIADFGLARVIEDNEYTAREGAKFPIKWTAPEAINYGSFTIKSDVWSFGILLYEIVTYGKIPYPGMSNSDVMVALQRGYRMPRMETCPAELYDIMKTCWKDRAEERPTFDYLQSVLDDFYTATEGQYQQQP; encoded by the exons ATGGTGGATTCTGTGAAGA GAAATATGGGATGTATAAAatcaaaaaggaaagagaatctGCATGGAGATGGGCTAGATTTGAAGAATCAACCAGTACGTAAAACTGAACGAACTATTTATGTGAGGGATCCAACGTCCAATAAACACCAAAGGCCA GCAAATGCAGAAGCACAGCTCTTACCAGGACAGAGGTTTGTCAGTGAAG AAGCAGAGGAGCATGGACTCATTGTGGTAGCTTTGTATCCCTATGATGGCATTCATGAAGATGACTTGTCCttcaaaaaaggagaaaaattgaaAGTTATTGAGGA gctGGGAGAATGGTGGAAAGCAAAATCTCTCACAACAAGGAAGGAAGGCTTCATTCCCAGCAACTACGTAGCAAAAGTAAACACCTTGGAAACAGAAGA aTGGTTCTTCAAAGACATAACCCGAAAAGATGCTGAAAGACAACTTCTGGCTCCTGGAAATAGTCCTGGAGCTTTTCTTATCAGGGAAAGCGAAACATTAAAAG GCAGCTATTCTCTCTCCATAAGAGACTATGATCCACAGCATGGTGATGTTATTAAGCACTACAAAATTAGGAGTCTAGATAATGGAGGATTTTACATCTCTCCAAGAATAACTTTTCCCAGCATCAATGATATGATCAAACATTATCAAA AACAATCAGATGGCTTATGCAGAAAGTTGGAAAAAGCTTGTATTAGTCCCAAGCCTCAAAAACCATGGGATAAAGATGCATGGGAAATTCCACGGGAATCAATTAAATTAGTGAAGAAACTTGGAGCTGGTCAGTTTGGAGAAGTCTGGATGG GTTACTATCATAATAGTACAAAAGTGGCTGTGAAGACTCTGAAGCCTGGAACAATGTCTGTGCAAGCCTTCCTGGAGGAAGCCAACCTCATGAAAACACTTCAGCATGATAAGCTCGTCAGGCTTTATGCTGTAGTGACAAAAGAAGAACCTATTTATATTATAACAGAATTTATGGCTAAAG GAAGTTTGCTGGATTTTCTGAAGAGTGATGAAGGAAGTAAATTGTTGCTTCCAAAGCTAATCGACTTCTCTGCTCAG ATTGCAGAAGGGATGGCGtacatagaaagaaaaaattacatcCATCGAGACTTGAGAGCAGCAAATGTTCTGGTTTCAGACTTACTCATGTGCAAAATTGCTGATTTTGGACTAGCAAGAGTCATTGAAGACAACGAATATACAGCAAGGGAAG GTGCAAAATTCCCTATTAAATGGACAGCACCAGAGGCAATTAACTATGGATCATTCACTATTAAATCTGATGTGTGGTCATTTGGGATTCTCTTGTATGAAATCGTTACATATGGAAAGATTCCTTATCCAG GTATGAGCAATTCAGACGTGATGGTTGCTCTTCAGCGTGGGTACCGAATGCCACGCATGGAAACCTGTCCAGCTGAGCTTTACGATATCATGAAAACATGCTGGAAAGACAGAGCAGAAGAGAGACCAACGTTTGATTATCTACAGAGTGTGCTTGATGACTTCTACACAGCCACAGAAGGGCAGTATCAACAACAGCCATAG
- the LYN gene encoding tyrosine-protein kinase Lyn isoform X2, which produces MVDSVKRNMGCIKSKRKENLHGDGLDLKNQPANAEAQLLPGQRFVSEEAEEHGLIVVALYPYDGIHEDDLSFKKGEKLKVIEELGEWWKAKSLTTRKEGFIPSNYVAKVNTLETEEWFFKDITRKDAERQLLAPGNSPGAFLIRESETLKGSYSLSIRDYDPQHGDVIKHYKIRSLDNGGFYISPRITFPSINDMIKHYQKQSDGLCRKLEKACISPKPQKPWDKDAWEIPRESIKLVKKLGAGQFGEVWMGYYHNSTKVAVKTLKPGTMSVQAFLEEANLMKTLQHDKLVRLYAVVTKEEPIYIITEFMAKGSLLDFLKSDEGSKLLLPKLIDFSAQIAEGMAYIERKNYIHRDLRAANVLVSDLLMCKIADFGLARVIEDNEYTAREGAKFPIKWTAPEAINYGSFTIKSDVWSFGILLYEIVTYGKIPYPGMSNSDVMVALQRGYRMPRMETCPAELYDIMKTCWKDRAEERPTFDYLQSVLDDFYTATEGQYQQQP; this is translated from the exons ATGGTGGATTCTGTGAAGA GAAATATGGGATGTATAAAatcaaaaaggaaagagaatctGCATGGAGATGGGCTAGATTTGAAGAATCAACCA GCAAATGCAGAAGCACAGCTCTTACCAGGACAGAGGTTTGTCAGTGAAG AAGCAGAGGAGCATGGACTCATTGTGGTAGCTTTGTATCCCTATGATGGCATTCATGAAGATGACTTGTCCttcaaaaaaggagaaaaattgaaAGTTATTGAGGA gctGGGAGAATGGTGGAAAGCAAAATCTCTCACAACAAGGAAGGAAGGCTTCATTCCCAGCAACTACGTAGCAAAAGTAAACACCTTGGAAACAGAAGA aTGGTTCTTCAAAGACATAACCCGAAAAGATGCTGAAAGACAACTTCTGGCTCCTGGAAATAGTCCTGGAGCTTTTCTTATCAGGGAAAGCGAAACATTAAAAG GCAGCTATTCTCTCTCCATAAGAGACTATGATCCACAGCATGGTGATGTTATTAAGCACTACAAAATTAGGAGTCTAGATAATGGAGGATTTTACATCTCTCCAAGAATAACTTTTCCCAGCATCAATGATATGATCAAACATTATCAAA AACAATCAGATGGCTTATGCAGAAAGTTGGAAAAAGCTTGTATTAGTCCCAAGCCTCAAAAACCATGGGATAAAGATGCATGGGAAATTCCACGGGAATCAATTAAATTAGTGAAGAAACTTGGAGCTGGTCAGTTTGGAGAAGTCTGGATGG GTTACTATCATAATAGTACAAAAGTGGCTGTGAAGACTCTGAAGCCTGGAACAATGTCTGTGCAAGCCTTCCTGGAGGAAGCCAACCTCATGAAAACACTTCAGCATGATAAGCTCGTCAGGCTTTATGCTGTAGTGACAAAAGAAGAACCTATTTATATTATAACAGAATTTATGGCTAAAG GAAGTTTGCTGGATTTTCTGAAGAGTGATGAAGGAAGTAAATTGTTGCTTCCAAAGCTAATCGACTTCTCTGCTCAG ATTGCAGAAGGGATGGCGtacatagaaagaaaaaattacatcCATCGAGACTTGAGAGCAGCAAATGTTCTGGTTTCAGACTTACTCATGTGCAAAATTGCTGATTTTGGACTAGCAAGAGTCATTGAAGACAACGAATATACAGCAAGGGAAG GTGCAAAATTCCCTATTAAATGGACAGCACCAGAGGCAATTAACTATGGATCATTCACTATTAAATCTGATGTGTGGTCATTTGGGATTCTCTTGTATGAAATCGTTACATATGGAAAGATTCCTTATCCAG GTATGAGCAATTCAGACGTGATGGTTGCTCTTCAGCGTGGGTACCGAATGCCACGCATGGAAACCTGTCCAGCTGAGCTTTACGATATCATGAAAACATGCTGGAAAGACAGAGCAGAAGAGAGACCAACGTTTGATTATCTACAGAGTGTGCTTGATGACTTCTACACAGCCACAGAAGGGCAGTATCAACAACAGCCATAG
- the LYN gene encoding tyrosine-protein kinase Lyn isoform X3 → MGCIKSKRKENLHGDGLDLKNQPANAEAQLLPGQRFVSEEAEEHGLIVVALYPYDGIHEDDLSFKKGEKLKVIEELGEWWKAKSLTTRKEGFIPSNYVAKVNTLETEEWFFKDITRKDAERQLLAPGNSPGAFLIRESETLKGSYSLSIRDYDPQHGDVIKHYKIRSLDNGGFYISPRITFPSINDMIKHYQKQSDGLCRKLEKACISPKPQKPWDKDAWEIPRESIKLVKKLGAGQFGEVWMGYYHNSTKVAVKTLKPGTMSVQAFLEEANLMKTLQHDKLVRLYAVVTKEEPIYIITEFMAKGSLLDFLKSDEGSKLLLPKLIDFSAQIAEGMAYIERKNYIHRDLRAANVLVSDLLMCKIADFGLARVIEDNEYTAREGAKFPIKWTAPEAINYGSFTIKSDVWSFGILLYEIVTYGKIPYPGMSNSDVMVALQRGYRMPRMETCPAELYDIMKTCWKDRAEERPTFDYLQSVLDDFYTATEGQYQQQP, encoded by the exons ATGGGATGTATAAAatcaaaaaggaaagagaatctGCATGGAGATGGGCTAGATTTGAAGAATCAACCA GCAAATGCAGAAGCACAGCTCTTACCAGGACAGAGGTTTGTCAGTGAAG AAGCAGAGGAGCATGGACTCATTGTGGTAGCTTTGTATCCCTATGATGGCATTCATGAAGATGACTTGTCCttcaaaaaaggagaaaaattgaaAGTTATTGAGGA gctGGGAGAATGGTGGAAAGCAAAATCTCTCACAACAAGGAAGGAAGGCTTCATTCCCAGCAACTACGTAGCAAAAGTAAACACCTTGGAAACAGAAGA aTGGTTCTTCAAAGACATAACCCGAAAAGATGCTGAAAGACAACTTCTGGCTCCTGGAAATAGTCCTGGAGCTTTTCTTATCAGGGAAAGCGAAACATTAAAAG GCAGCTATTCTCTCTCCATAAGAGACTATGATCCACAGCATGGTGATGTTATTAAGCACTACAAAATTAGGAGTCTAGATAATGGAGGATTTTACATCTCTCCAAGAATAACTTTTCCCAGCATCAATGATATGATCAAACATTATCAAA AACAATCAGATGGCTTATGCAGAAAGTTGGAAAAAGCTTGTATTAGTCCCAAGCCTCAAAAACCATGGGATAAAGATGCATGGGAAATTCCACGGGAATCAATTAAATTAGTGAAGAAACTTGGAGCTGGTCAGTTTGGAGAAGTCTGGATGG GTTACTATCATAATAGTACAAAAGTGGCTGTGAAGACTCTGAAGCCTGGAACAATGTCTGTGCAAGCCTTCCTGGAGGAAGCCAACCTCATGAAAACACTTCAGCATGATAAGCTCGTCAGGCTTTATGCTGTAGTGACAAAAGAAGAACCTATTTATATTATAACAGAATTTATGGCTAAAG GAAGTTTGCTGGATTTTCTGAAGAGTGATGAAGGAAGTAAATTGTTGCTTCCAAAGCTAATCGACTTCTCTGCTCAG ATTGCAGAAGGGATGGCGtacatagaaagaaaaaattacatcCATCGAGACTTGAGAGCAGCAAATGTTCTGGTTTCAGACTTACTCATGTGCAAAATTGCTGATTTTGGACTAGCAAGAGTCATTGAAGACAACGAATATACAGCAAGGGAAG GTGCAAAATTCCCTATTAAATGGACAGCACCAGAGGCAATTAACTATGGATCATTCACTATTAAATCTGATGTGTGGTCATTTGGGATTCTCTTGTATGAAATCGTTACATATGGAAAGATTCCTTATCCAG GTATGAGCAATTCAGACGTGATGGTTGCTCTTCAGCGTGGGTACCGAATGCCACGCATGGAAACCTGTCCAGCTGAGCTTTACGATATCATGAAAACATGCTGGAAAGACAGAGCAGAAGAGAGACCAACGTTTGATTATCTACAGAGTGTGCTTGATGACTTCTACACAGCCACAGAAGGGCAGTATCAACAACAGCCATAG
- the LYN gene encoding tyrosine-protein kinase Lyn isoform X4, whose translation MGCIKSKRKENLHGDGLDLKNQPVRKTERTIYVRDPTSNKHQRPANAEAQLLPGQRFVSEEAEEHGLIVVALYPYDGIHEDDLSFKKGEKLKVIEELGEWWKAKSLTTRKEGFIPSNYVAKVNTLETEEWFFKDITRKDAERQLLAPGNSPGAFLIRESETLKGSYSLSIRDYDPQHGDVIKHYKIRSLDNGGFYISPRITFPSINDMIKHYQKQSDGLCRKLEKACISPKPQKPWDKDAWEIPRESIKLVKKLGAGQFGEVWMGYYHNSTKVAVKTLKPGTMSVQAFLEEANLMKTLQHDKLVRLYAVVTKEEPIYIITEFMAKGSLLDFLKSDEGSKLLLPKLIDFSAQIAEGMAYIERKNYIHRDLRAANVLVSDLLMCKIADFGLARVIEDNEYTAREGAKFPIKWTAPEAINYGSFTIKSDVWSFGILLYEIVTYGKIPYPGMSNSDVMVALQRGYRMPRMETCPAELYDIMKTCWKDRAEERPTFDYLQSVLDDFYTATEGQYQQQP comes from the exons ATGGGATGTATAAAatcaaaaaggaaagagaatctGCATGGAGATGGGCTAGATTTGAAGAATCAACCAGTACGTAAAACTGAACGAACTATTTATGTGAGGGATCCAACGTCCAATAAACACCAAAGGCCA GCAAATGCAGAAGCACAGCTCTTACCAGGACAGAGGTTTGTCAGTGAAG AAGCAGAGGAGCATGGACTCATTGTGGTAGCTTTGTATCCCTATGATGGCATTCATGAAGATGACTTGTCCttcaaaaaaggagaaaaattgaaAGTTATTGAGGA gctGGGAGAATGGTGGAAAGCAAAATCTCTCACAACAAGGAAGGAAGGCTTCATTCCCAGCAACTACGTAGCAAAAGTAAACACCTTGGAAACAGAAGA aTGGTTCTTCAAAGACATAACCCGAAAAGATGCTGAAAGACAACTTCTGGCTCCTGGAAATAGTCCTGGAGCTTTTCTTATCAGGGAAAGCGAAACATTAAAAG GCAGCTATTCTCTCTCCATAAGAGACTATGATCCACAGCATGGTGATGTTATTAAGCACTACAAAATTAGGAGTCTAGATAATGGAGGATTTTACATCTCTCCAAGAATAACTTTTCCCAGCATCAATGATATGATCAAACATTATCAAA AACAATCAGATGGCTTATGCAGAAAGTTGGAAAAAGCTTGTATTAGTCCCAAGCCTCAAAAACCATGGGATAAAGATGCATGGGAAATTCCACGGGAATCAATTAAATTAGTGAAGAAACTTGGAGCTGGTCAGTTTGGAGAAGTCTGGATGG GTTACTATCATAATAGTACAAAAGTGGCTGTGAAGACTCTGAAGCCTGGAACAATGTCTGTGCAAGCCTTCCTGGAGGAAGCCAACCTCATGAAAACACTTCAGCATGATAAGCTCGTCAGGCTTTATGCTGTAGTGACAAAAGAAGAACCTATTTATATTATAACAGAATTTATGGCTAAAG GAAGTTTGCTGGATTTTCTGAAGAGTGATGAAGGAAGTAAATTGTTGCTTCCAAAGCTAATCGACTTCTCTGCTCAG ATTGCAGAAGGGATGGCGtacatagaaagaaaaaattacatcCATCGAGACTTGAGAGCAGCAAATGTTCTGGTTTCAGACTTACTCATGTGCAAAATTGCTGATTTTGGACTAGCAAGAGTCATTGAAGACAACGAATATACAGCAAGGGAAG GTGCAAAATTCCCTATTAAATGGACAGCACCAGAGGCAATTAACTATGGATCATTCACTATTAAATCTGATGTGTGGTCATTTGGGATTCTCTTGTATGAAATCGTTACATATGGAAAGATTCCTTATCCAG GTATGAGCAATTCAGACGTGATGGTTGCTCTTCAGCGTGGGTACCGAATGCCACGCATGGAAACCTGTCCAGCTGAGCTTTACGATATCATGAAAACATGCTGGAAAGACAGAGCAGAAGAGAGACCAACGTTTGATTATCTACAGAGTGTGCTTGATGACTTCTACACAGCCACAGAAGGGCAGTATCAACAACAGCCATAG